The Agrococcus sp. ProA11 genomic sequence ACGAGTCAAAACAAGACCCTCGACGGCGCTCCGAAGCTGCTAGCCCTCGGTGACCACGGGTCGGCCGGAGTCCCGATGGCCCCACTGCGACCAGGACCCGTCGTACACGCAGACATCCCGGTCGACGAGCGTCGCCGCGAGCGCGATCACCGCCGCGGTGACGCCGGAGCCGCAGCTGGCGATCACCGCACGATCGCCCGCTGCCGCCTGGATCCGCTCCCGCAGCGCCGCGGGCGGCAGCATGCGGCCTCCGGGTGCGAGCGCGCCGTAGTGCAGCGAGACCGCACCGGGCATATGGCCGGCGCGCACGGTCTCGCGCGGGTCGGGCTCGGCGCCCGAGAAGCGGCTCGCGGAGCGCGCATCGAGCACCGCGACGTCGCCGGAGTCGAGCGCCGCCGCCGTGACGTCCGCGCCGACGAGTGCCGAGGCATCCCAGCGCACCTCGACGTCGCCCTCGCGACCGGTGGAACCCGCGACCGGTACGAGCGGCTGCCCTGCCTCGATCCAGCCCGGCAGCCCGCCATCGAGCACCGCCGCATCGATGCCTGCGGCGCGGAGCATCCACCACGCGCGGGCGCTCGAGAAGATGCCGGCGGCGTCGTAGGCGACGAGGCGGTCGCCGGCGCGGATGCCGAGCGCGCGCAGCTCGCGCTCGAAGTCGGCGGGCGCGAGCATGTCGTGCACGCCCACGGGGCCCAGGCCGTCGGCGTCGTCCTGCCGCGACATCGCGCCCCCGAGGTCGAAGCGCACGGCGCCCGGGATGCCCTCGTCGGGCAGCGGCTGGCTGCTGCCGGGCGGCGCCATGCTCGCATCGACGATCACGAGCCCGTCATCGTGCAGGTGCGCCGCGAGCCACTCGATGCTGACGAGATCATCCATGCGGCCATCGTGGCAGAGGCTCCGCTGCTGGCGAGCGGATGCGCCGGGCTCGCGGGGCAGTGTCAGTGCTGCTCGTCGGGGAACGACGTGATGATCTGCTCGGAGCCGAGTCCGAAGCCGACGGTGACCATCCAGGAGCGCTCGACCTGCTCGTCGTCGACGAGCTCGACCAGCACGTCGTAGTTGACGATGTCGTCGCGGTACGCCTCGACCCGGGTCGGCTCCTCGAGCGCGCGGTCGATCGCGAACCAGGCGACGTCCTCCCACTCGGCACCGACCAGGTCGGCGAGCTCGCCGAAGTCGCCCGTGTGGCCGTCGGCGATGTGGCGCCAGCCGGCGCCGGATGCGTTGCCGCAGGTCATGGTGGCGCCGCCCGCCGGCACGTCGAGCTCCGGCCAGGGCGCCCGGTCGAAGACCTCCAGCGTCTCGCGGCCCGCCATGCCGTCGCATACGCCGTCGGGGTCGACGTCGTCGGTGATCGGGTCGAAGACGAGGCCCGCCACCACCAGGTGCGGGCCATCGACGGTAGCCGGCCTCGCATCGCCGCCGTCGGCAGCGGTGCTCGCGGACGGCTGCGCGGCGCCGTCGTCGGCAGCGCCCGGCGCCGTCGTGCAGCCGGCGAGCAGCAGCGCGGGGATGAGCAGGGCGGGGCTGAGCAGGGCGGCCGGCAGCGGGAGCCGGCGGCTCACCGCTCGAAGCCCTCGCGCTTGTCGAGGTCGGCGGATGCTCGGCCCTTCGGCTTCACCGCCAGCATGAGCGTCGCGGTCAGCAGCAGCGTGGCGATGAAGCCGATGCCGCCGAACACGATCGCGAGCGTGACGTCGCGCACGGTGAGCATGACGACGAGCCCGATGAACAGGCCCGCGACTGCGGCGAAGACGACGTACTCGAAGGGCTTCAGCCTCTGTCGACGGCTGGGCTCGTGGGGACGGTGGGGGGTGCTCATGCGCTGCTCCGCTCGGTTGTAGGGGTGCGTGCCGGGCGAGCGGAGAGGGCCGCGACCGCGTGGAAGACGCCGACGATGACGGCGTAGGCGCCGAGGAGCCCGGTGAGGGTGACGGGGTCGCGCAGGAACGCGTAGATGACGCCCAGCGCCACGGTGAGAGCCCCGACGACCAGCCAGTCGCGGCTCAGCGCTCGCGCGCGCGGCTCGGTGACCGACCGCATCCGCCACCAGCCCTGCAGCTCGAGCAGCCCGGCGGGGACGGCCCAGAGGGCGACCGCGAGGCCGAGCGCCGTCGGGGTGGGAGCCGCGACTGCGAGCACGGCCGCGACGAGTGCGGCGGCGCCCGTCCATGCGGCGA encodes the following:
- a CDS encoding sulfurtransferase; this translates as MDDLVSIEWLAAHLHDDGLVIVDASMAPPGSSQPLPDEGIPGAVRFDLGGAMSRQDDADGLGPVGVHDMLAPADFERELRALGIRAGDRLVAYDAAGIFSSARAWWMLRAAGIDAAVLDGGLPGWIEAGQPLVPVAGSTGREGDVEVRWDASALVGADVTAAALDSGDVAVLDARSASRFSGAEPDPRETVRAGHMPGAVSLHYGALAPGGRMLPPAALRERIQAAAGDRAVIASCGSGVTAAVIALAATLVDRDVCVYDGSWSQWGHRDSGRPVVTEG
- a CDS encoding ABC transporter ATP-binding protein — translated: MSTPHRPHEPSRRQRLKPFEYVVFAAVAGLFIGLVVMLTVRDVTLAIVFGGIGFIATLLLTATLMLAVKPKGRASADLDKREGFER